From the genome of Mycobacterium dioxanotrophicus, one region includes:
- a CDS encoding class I SAM-dependent methyltransferase, with product MATKMHVDLSGPPQTMLDMVYAKALDADSARPVLGDRFAKQLMTQLDYDWTKSPIPRQRRRQVTSIAVRAAQFDIWVKQFLAVTEQPIVLHVGCGLDSRAFRVDPGPGVEWYDIDFPDVIALRERLYPARQNYHLVSSSATDPSWLNNIPNDRPALLIAEGVSMYLTEHDGIDLLRRVVSRFPSGELQLDFWSRFGRRAQAKNNKVVRWSGSDLGWAVNAPDEIIGQIPRARSLCAISVFEASTVQLLPKGYRRFAAAAARTPGLRDIVQFHRYAF from the coding sequence ATGGCTACCAAGATGCACGTCGACTTGAGCGGTCCGCCGCAGACGATGCTCGACATGGTCTACGCGAAGGCTCTGGACGCAGATTCCGCGCGGCCCGTGTTGGGTGATCGCTTCGCGAAACAGCTGATGACCCAGCTGGATTACGACTGGACCAAGAGTCCCATTCCCCGTCAACGCCGCAGGCAGGTGACCTCGATCGCCGTCCGCGCCGCTCAGTTCGACATCTGGGTAAAGCAGTTTCTCGCGGTGACTGAACAGCCCATCGTGCTTCATGTGGGGTGCGGGCTGGACAGTCGGGCATTCCGGGTCGATCCGGGACCCGGGGTCGAGTGGTACGACATCGACTTTCCGGACGTCATCGCCCTGCGCGAACGTCTGTACCCGGCCCGCCAGAATTATCATCTGGTGTCGTCCTCGGCCACCGATCCCAGCTGGCTCAACAACATTCCGAACGATCGTCCTGCCTTGTTGATCGCCGAAGGCGTCAGCATGTATCTCACCGAACATGATGGCATCGACCTGCTGCGTCGCGTGGTCAGTCGGTTCCCGTCCGGGGAACTGCAACTCGACTTCTGGAGCCGGTTCGGTAGACGCGCCCAAGCGAAGAACAACAAGGTGGTGCGATGGTCAGGATCCGATCTGGGCTGGGCGGTCAACGCGCCGGATGAGATCATCGGTCAGATTCCGCGGGCCCGGTCATTGTGTGCGATCTCGGTGTTCGAGGCGAGCACCGTCCAGCTACTGCCGAAGGGATACCGGCGATTCGCCGCCGCCGCAGCACGCACGCCGGGGCTCCGCGACATCGTTCAGTTCCACCGGTACGCATTCTGA
- a CDS encoding phthiocerol/phthiodiolone dimycocerosyl transferase family protein, translated as MTFPTAVIRKLAPSEDFFAETQTFTSVTLELAGPLDADAMSMAFDCLLETYPVYAGHLEQAADGRFQIVGDDLLHPGMWLAGDDDADAQMPLDQGASLINLVVRPVEGGGELILYVHHSLADGNHIAGLLFDLFTRYTSVVTTGDAGPVSPQPAPEPIETILEQRGVEKLSRSGLDRFIPAMFAHELPPRRSTDSTKFSQPVAVPTARGRLSKAETAALIKYGRKHRLFVNNLVSAAILLAEWRVRETPHIPIPYVYNVNLRPLLEPPVSPTACTLALGVATYLAQITPSTTLVELAAEIASTLQADLGDGVVQQSLLHFNLQYEGTLPGLADVVLSTNIGNVAAMPTPPGLEVVGFSSQFHRASSAVIDVYGFGVVAGELVLEHHVDAAAPERSLDLILTMLRAASVEATALS; from the coding sequence ATGACCTTTCCCACCGCTGTCATCCGCAAGCTCGCGCCGAGCGAGGACTTCTTCGCTGAGACACAGACATTCACTTCGGTGACGCTGGAGTTGGCGGGACCTCTCGATGCGGACGCGATGTCGATGGCGTTCGACTGTCTGCTGGAGACATATCCGGTGTATGCCGGTCACCTCGAGCAGGCCGCCGACGGGCGCTTTCAGATTGTCGGCGACGATCTTCTTCATCCGGGAATGTGGTTGGCCGGAGACGATGACGCCGACGCGCAGATGCCGCTCGATCAGGGTGCTTCGCTGATCAATCTGGTCGTGCGCCCCGTCGAGGGCGGCGGTGAACTCATCTTGTATGTGCACCACAGCCTGGCCGACGGCAATCACATCGCCGGACTGCTGTTCGACCTGTTCACTCGCTATACCTCGGTGGTGACCACAGGGGATGCCGGGCCTGTCAGCCCGCAGCCGGCTCCCGAACCAATCGAGACGATCCTCGAGCAGCGTGGCGTCGAGAAGCTGTCGAGGTCGGGGCTCGATCGGTTCATTCCCGCCATGTTCGCCCATGAGCTGCCGCCCCGGCGATCGACCGACTCCACCAAATTTTCGCAGCCCGTCGCCGTACCGACCGCACGAGGCCGCCTGAGCAAAGCCGAAACAGCCGCATTGATCAAATACGGCCGCAAGCATCGGCTGTTCGTCAACAACCTTGTGTCGGCGGCAATCCTGTTGGCCGAGTGGCGGGTTCGCGAGACCCCGCACATTCCCATACCGTACGTCTACAACGTCAATCTGCGTCCGCTGCTCGAGCCTCCGGTCTCACCGACAGCGTGCACCTTGGCGCTGGGAGTCGCCACGTACCTGGCGCAGATCACCCCGTCCACCACACTCGTCGAGCTCGCCGCAGAGATCGCGTCGACGCTGCAGGCCGATCTCGGCGACGGCGTCGTGCAGCAGTCGTTGCTTCACTTCAACCTGCAATACGAGGGGACCCTGCCGGGGTTGGCAGATGTGGTGTTGTCCACCAACATCGGCAACGTCGCGGCGATGCCGACACCGCCCGGGTTGGAAGTCGTCGGTTTCTCATCGCAATTCCATCGAGCCTCGTCGGCTGTCATCGACGTGTACGGATTCGGAGTTGTAGCCGGTGAACTGGTCCTCGAACACCACGTCGACGCGGCTGCGCCGGAGCGATCGCTGGATCTGATTCTCACCATGCTGCGTGCGGCGTCCGTCGAGGCGACCGCGCTGTCCTGA
- a CDS encoding ABC transporter permease, which translates to MSVTDHAVPRDSAVLSESAFPIPDRRFGENSVRVLPAHIWAQTKRLLIRLVRDPMTFVFGLALPIFFLVVMNIVLGDAISSVTGHSALYGSVPLVTLIGAMNGASVGVVGFISERNDGLLARLWVLPVHRASGLVARLFSEAIRVAVNSVALLAVGLALGLRLERGVLAGVVWLCVPVLFGMAFAMLALTIAVYWPSATLVEAITLVSALLLFFCTGFVPLDQYPNWIQPVVEHQPLSYATEVMRSLTLGGGLLTPAVGVLLWSGGIIVACVVPMVVGYRRVSMRG; encoded by the coding sequence ATGTCGGTCACCGATCACGCGGTACCCCGTGACTCTGCCGTGCTCAGCGAGTCCGCGTTCCCGATTCCGGATCGCCGGTTCGGCGAGAACTCGGTGCGCGTGCTGCCGGCCCACATCTGGGCGCAGACCAAGCGGCTGCTGATCCGGCTGGTTCGCGATCCGATGACGTTCGTGTTCGGGCTCGCACTACCGATCTTCTTCCTCGTGGTGATGAACATCGTTCTGGGGGACGCGATTTCGTCGGTCACCGGGCACAGCGCACTGTATGGCAGCGTTCCGCTGGTGACGCTGATCGGCGCGATGAACGGCGCTTCGGTCGGTGTGGTCGGGTTCATCTCGGAACGCAACGACGGGTTGCTCGCCCGGCTGTGGGTGCTGCCGGTGCATCGCGCATCAGGGCTTGTCGCACGGCTGTTCTCCGAGGCGATCCGGGTCGCCGTGAATTCTGTTGCACTGCTTGCGGTCGGCCTGGCGTTGGGCCTTCGACTGGAGCGGGGCGTGCTGGCCGGTGTCGTCTGGTTGTGCGTACCGGTGCTGTTCGGGATGGCGTTCGCCATGCTGGCGCTCACCATCGCGGTGTACTGGCCCAGCGCAACGCTGGTCGAGGCGATCACCCTGGTTTCAGCGCTGCTGTTGTTCTTCTGCACCGGTTTCGTTCCGCTCGACCAGTATCCGAACTGGATTCAGCCCGTTGTCGAACATCAACCGCTGTCCTACGCGACCGAGGTGATGCGCAGCCTGACGCTCGGCGGCGGCTTGCTCACGCCGGCTGTCGGTGTCCTGCTCTGGTCCGGCGGCATCATCGTGGCGTGCGTGGTCCCGATGGTGGTCGGCTATCGCCGGGTGAGCATGCGCGGATGA
- a CDS encoding ABC transporter permease, whose product MTAALSAARPRPSTIGQWWVLTVRLVAPSLRNGEVATGVVAVVVFAAGWYIPLNHMMGARSGMSSYAQFLMPLIALQGISFAAITGALRAATDSVKGINRRFDSMPIPALTPLVARMSAGAYRCAIGIAAALATGYVIGFRFYRGVGYAVLFCVLLLAIGMVLSYLADLLGSSSKNPEATTQWLMLPQLIFGLLSVGIQPVEHFPHWIQPVVRNQPISQFIYAMRELAGDSTPTAAPVSWSAVGPSVAWLAGVTVVMIPLSLALVLRRR is encoded by the coding sequence ATGACGGCCGCGCTGAGCGCCGCGCGACCGCGCCCGTCGACCATTGGGCAGTGGTGGGTCCTCACCGTCCGGCTGGTCGCGCCCTCACTGCGCAACGGCGAGGTGGCCACTGGTGTCGTGGCAGTCGTGGTGTTCGCGGCGGGTTGGTACATCCCGCTGAATCACATGATGGGCGCCAGGTCGGGAATGAGCAGCTACGCGCAGTTCCTGATGCCGCTCATTGCACTGCAAGGCATTTCGTTCGCCGCGATCACCGGGGCGTTGCGGGCCGCGACAGATTCGGTCAAGGGCATCAACCGCCGGTTCGATTCCATGCCGATCCCGGCTCTGACACCGCTGGTTGCGCGTATGTCGGCGGGCGCCTACCGGTGCGCGATCGGTATCGCCGCAGCACTGGCCACCGGATATGTCATCGGCTTTCGGTTCTATCGCGGTGTCGGCTACGCCGTACTGTTCTGCGTGCTGCTGTTGGCGATCGGCATGGTGCTGTCCTACCTCGCGGATCTGCTGGGCAGCTCGTCGAAGAACCCCGAGGCCACCACACAGTGGCTGATGCTGCCGCAGCTGATCTTCGGGCTGCTGTCCGTCGGTATCCAACCCGTGGAGCACTTCCCGCATTGGATCCAGCCGGTGGTCCGCAATCAACCGATCTCCCAATTCATCTACGCGATGCGAGAACTGGCCGGCGATTCGACGCCCACGGCGGCTCCGGTCAGCTGGTCGGCGGTGGGTCCGTCGGTTGCCTGGCTGGCGGGGGTCACCGTCGTGATGATCCCGCTGTCACTGGCTCTTGTGTTGAGGCGGCGATGA
- a CDS encoding ATP-binding cassette domain-containing protein, with translation MTTPDKSVVVNEIHKSFGAVKALRGVSFDVGRGEVVALLGPNGAGKTTMVDILSTLTRPDRGEASIAGFDVTKDPASVRRSIMLTGQQVALDDVLTGRENLMLFGRLQGLTKSVARSRAEDLLAEFDLVHAADRRVGTYSGGMRRRIDIACGLVVRPEVVFLDEPTTGLDPRSRQTIWDLVSGFKKLGIATLLTTQYLEEADALSDRIIVIDHGTVVAEGTADQLKERTGGSYCEIVPRDLKDLPAIVTALGPLVPEHSRTALEESADRIAVPAPDGPSTLVEALSLLTAANIELTDIALRRPSLDEVFLTLTDDSDVSPPDVAAAEEDDGDDALAGAGAGKHRLNGSEPQLERM, from the coding sequence TTGACTACCCCGGACAAGAGCGTCGTCGTCAACGAGATCCACAAATCGTTCGGTGCGGTAAAGGCACTGCGCGGGGTCAGCTTCGATGTCGGGCGCGGAGAGGTGGTGGCACTGCTCGGGCCGAACGGGGCCGGTAAGACCACGATGGTCGACATCCTCTCGACGCTGACCCGGCCGGACCGTGGTGAGGCCAGCATCGCCGGCTTCGACGTCACGAAAGACCCGGCGAGCGTGCGCCGATCGATCATGTTGACCGGGCAACAGGTAGCCCTCGATGACGTGCTGACCGGTCGCGAGAACCTCATGCTGTTCGGGCGATTACAGGGTCTGACCAAGTCGGTGGCACGCTCCCGCGCCGAGGACCTGCTCGCCGAGTTCGACCTGGTCCATGCCGCGGATCGCCGGGTGGGCACATATTCGGGTGGTATGCGCCGACGCATCGACATCGCCTGCGGACTGGTGGTCCGCCCCGAGGTGGTGTTTCTCGACGAGCCCACCACCGGACTGGACCCGCGGAGCAGGCAGACCATCTGGGACCTGGTGTCGGGCTTCAAAAAGCTGGGCATCGCAACCCTTTTGACGACCCAGTACCTCGAAGAGGCCGACGCGCTGAGCGACCGGATCATCGTCATCGACCACGGCACGGTGGTGGCCGAGGGAACCGCCGATCAGCTCAAGGAACGCACGGGCGGCAGCTACTGTGAGATCGTCCCGCGTGACCTCAAGGATCTGCCGGCGATCGTCACTGCACTCGGACCACTCGTACCCGAACACAGCAGGACGGCGCTCGAGGAGTCGGCCGACCGCATCGCGGTGCCTGCCCCGGACGGTCCCAGCACCCTGGTGGAGGCGCTGTCGTTGCTCACTGCGGCGAACATCGAACTCACCGACATCGCCCTGCGGCGGCCGTCGCTCGATGAGGTGTTCCTCACCCTCACCGACGATTCCGACGTGTCACCACCAGATGTCGCGGCAGCCGAGGAGGACGACGGGGACGACGCGTTGGCCGGCGCCGGCGCCGGCAAGCACCGGTTGAACGGCAGCGAGCCGCAGTTGGAGAGGATGTGA
- a CDS encoding type I polyketide synthase, which yields MTATAEQDPLSPNAIAVVGMALRFPGANSPSAFWQNLRAGEESIRTLTEAQLIDAGVSAVTLADPQYVRRAPIIDGIDEFDAEFFGFPPQVARMMDPQQRLFLQCAWHALEDAGCDPAAFDGSIGVFATSGASMYMLHNLLSHHDRSAFLGQGATFDLINMSLQNDKDYLATRVSHQFDLRGPSVTVQTACSSSMVAVHTACQSLLNGECDMVLAGGASIRIPHHVGYWHEPGSMVSGAGHCRPFDAAADGTVFGSGVAVIALKPLQAALEAGDRIHAVIRGSAINNDGAKKMTYAAPNGAAQADVIAEAQAVAGVDASSISYIEAHGTGTPLGDPIEMEALRAAFSLSDTPRSGPCLVGSVKSNIGHLAEASGIAGLIKTILCLKNRAIPATLHFTTANPALNLDRGPFTVSNECTPWEWDGVRRAGVSSFGVGGTNVHLVVEEAPAQPACPVQDGTQVLRLSARTPEALEDFRAAMAAELAADPALDLSDVTATLDRRRLERFRLAAVVHDRHDAAAVLGAAESDNVFVSESTDGTATSRAPAGERRVTLMFPGQGAQHADMARGLYESEPVFTEHFDRCAEGFQSELGIDLKAELFGSDQSDLERTDRAQPALFTVEYALARLLHAYGVQASAYVGHSIGEYVAGVLAGIFDLPTAIGVVATRARLMHGSARGAMVAVAMTPEAIAEHLAPGLDLAAVNDPGNCVVAGSPEDVMKFQNRLRQRGILARRVRTAHAFHSQLMDPVVPQFGEFLSGVQLRPPHTPVLSNVTGTWLTDAQATDPTLWAGQIRATVRFSDELDHVLDDPCAVLVEVGPGGALTGSAMRHPKWAERHRAVRLMRHQVQNRGDRDTFLLALGQLWSAGVEVDWSPLSSRTPTLVSLPGYPFVRQRHWVDPELTADGAAPVRTNGSTPNGHVVEPAGETKTGGAGTGQVDIESTLRRICAECLGVSSVGPNDDFFEIGGDSLIAIGVAMSATNQGLELTPQDLYDHPNVAALTAVLSARYAAGGLAAVSVDDAPQPVSPLAAHFFEHGLREAGRWRVPLLVRLDSTVGIEDVRSVLAAVINHHDALRTGFSQRAGAWEQQIRPPCDQLDVAQVSLPDTVTPGSDDERRAAIDILTAQVRRQDLSSPALAATYIADADGAGRYLAMSIHELVADGGSREILLTDLFTAFTQRLAGSDITLPPVTATWREWSQRYAGLATHPAVLDSRQYWLDEAAKPTLPLADRGPGQPPGVDDMECVPSLIGAEPAGLIERARGRFEFVVEELMLGALSRTIAHSVAEGTVAVALAGTGRAVLKPDVDPRRTVGGFTTVYPVSLSCHGGSTATQVLDGVHETMRAVPHQGVGHGLLRYLYGPTARTFGAVESPDILLCNEGVIPDLPTAAGPVQIDRETAMGVRDKTPGLGFPIEMRIYRSSAGMHVDWWYDVRRVAQATVKTMAERFPIEFEELLSEALATAPTQDEFGGAMSELGLVDLSAE from the coding sequence GTGACTGCCACCGCCGAACAGGATCCGTTGTCGCCCAATGCCATAGCTGTCGTCGGTATGGCGCTGAGATTCCCCGGTGCCAACTCACCGTCGGCTTTCTGGCAGAACCTCCGCGCCGGTGAGGAGTCCATCCGGACGCTGACCGAGGCACAGCTCATCGACGCCGGAGTCAGCGCCGTCACCCTCGCCGATCCGCAATATGTGCGCCGCGCCCCGATCATCGACGGGATCGACGAGTTCGACGCCGAATTCTTCGGGTTCCCACCGCAGGTGGCACGCATGATGGATCCGCAGCAGCGGCTGTTCCTGCAGTGCGCCTGGCATGCGCTCGAGGATGCCGGCTGTGATCCCGCCGCATTCGACGGTTCGATCGGGGTGTTCGCGACCAGCGGCGCGAGCATGTACATGCTGCACAATCTGCTGTCGCATCACGACCGGTCCGCGTTCCTCGGGCAAGGCGCCACCTTCGATCTGATCAACATGTCATTGCAGAACGACAAGGACTACCTCGCCACCCGGGTCTCGCACCAGTTCGATCTGCGCGGGCCGAGCGTGACGGTGCAGACTGCGTGTTCGTCGTCGATGGTCGCCGTGCACACGGCCTGCCAAAGCCTGCTCAACGGCGAGTGCGACATGGTGCTCGCCGGCGGCGCGTCCATCCGGATTCCGCATCACGTGGGTTACTGGCATGAGCCCGGCTCGATGGTCTCCGGTGCCGGACACTGCCGGCCGTTCGATGCAGCAGCCGACGGTACCGTGTTCGGCAGCGGTGTTGCCGTGATCGCACTCAAACCGTTGCAAGCAGCGCTGGAGGCCGGCGACCGGATCCACGCCGTGATCCGGGGCTCGGCGATCAACAACGACGGCGCGAAGAAGATGACCTACGCGGCCCCCAACGGCGCCGCGCAGGCCGATGTGATTGCCGAGGCCCAAGCGGTCGCCGGCGTCGACGCGTCGTCCATCAGCTACATCGAGGCCCACGGCACGGGCACGCCCCTGGGCGACCCGATCGAAATGGAGGCGCTCCGAGCCGCTTTCAGCCTCTCGGACACGCCGCGGTCGGGTCCGTGCCTGGTGGGCTCGGTGAAGTCGAACATCGGCCATCTGGCGGAGGCCTCGGGAATCGCCGGTCTGATCAAGACGATTCTGTGCCTGAAGAACCGGGCCATTCCCGCGACGCTGCACTTCACCACGGCGAATCCGGCGCTGAACCTCGACCGTGGCCCGTTCACGGTGAGCAATGAGTGCACGCCGTGGGAGTGGGACGGTGTGCGCCGCGCAGGCGTGAGTTCGTTCGGTGTCGGCGGCACCAACGTCCACCTCGTCGTCGAGGAAGCGCCCGCGCAACCCGCATGCCCGGTGCAGGACGGGACACAGGTGCTGCGGCTGTCGGCCCGCACGCCTGAGGCGCTCGAAGACTTCCGGGCAGCGATGGCCGCCGAGCTGGCCGCAGACCCGGCATTGGACCTGTCCGACGTGACCGCCACGCTGGACCGGCGGCGACTCGAGAGGTTCAGGCTGGCCGCCGTCGTGCACGACCGGCACGACGCGGCGGCAGTACTGGGCGCCGCCGAGAGCGACAACGTCTTCGTCAGCGAGTCGACCGACGGAACCGCGACCAGCCGCGCGCCTGCCGGTGAGCGCCGCGTCACGCTCATGTTCCCGGGGCAAGGCGCCCAGCACGCCGACATGGCGCGCGGCCTCTACGAATCCGAGCCGGTGTTCACCGAGCACTTCGATCGGTGCGCCGAGGGCTTCCAGAGTGAGCTCGGCATCGATCTCAAGGCTGAGCTGTTCGGCTCCGATCAGTCGGACCTCGAACGCACCGACCGCGCCCAACCCGCGCTCTTCACCGTCGAATACGCACTTGCTCGGCTATTGCACGCCTACGGTGTGCAGGCCTCGGCGTATGTGGGCCACAGCATCGGTGAATACGTGGCCGGGGTACTGGCGGGAATTTTCGATCTGCCGACGGCGATCGGTGTTGTCGCGACCCGGGCCCGGTTGATGCACGGCTCTGCCCGGGGTGCGATGGTCGCGGTCGCGATGACACCCGAAGCCATCGCCGAGCACCTCGCACCGGGCCTCGACCTGGCAGCGGTCAACGACCCCGGCAACTGTGTCGTGGCAGGGTCACCGGAAGACGTCATGAAGTTCCAGAACCGCCTGCGGCAGCGGGGGATACTGGCCCGCCGGGTCCGCACCGCGCACGCGTTCCACTCGCAGCTCATGGATCCCGTCGTGCCACAGTTCGGCGAGTTTCTGTCCGGCGTCCAGCTGCGCCCGCCGCACACACCGGTGCTGTCGAATGTCACCGGAACCTGGTTGACAGACGCGCAGGCCACCGATCCGACCCTGTGGGCCGGCCAGATTCGTGCCACTGTCAGGTTCTCCGATGAGCTTGATCACGTGTTGGACGATCCCTGCGCCGTGTTGGTCGAGGTCGGGCCGGGTGGTGCGTTGACGGGATCGGCCATGCGCCATCCGAAATGGGCCGAACGGCATCGCGCTGTCCGCTTGATGCGGCACCAGGTGCAGAACCGCGGCGACCGGGACACGTTCCTGCTTGCGCTCGGCCAACTGTGGTCGGCCGGTGTCGAGGTCGACTGGTCTCCGTTGTCCAGCCGCACACCGACACTGGTCTCGCTGCCCGGATACCCCTTTGTCCGGCAACGGCACTGGGTGGACCCGGAGCTCACCGCCGACGGGGCGGCACCGGTCAGAACCAACGGCAGCACACCCAACGGGCATGTGGTCGAACCGGCCGGCGAGACGAAGACCGGCGGCGCCGGTACCGGACAGGTGGATATCGAGTCGACGCTGCGGCGCATCTGCGCCGAATGCCTGGGTGTCAGTTCGGTGGGCCCGAACGACGACTTCTTCGAGATCGGCGGGGACTCCCTGATCGCGATCGGCGTCGCGATGAGCGCGACCAACCAGGGTCTGGAGCTGACGCCACAAGATCTCTACGATCACCCGAACGTGGCGGCGCTGACCGCGGTGCTGTCCGCGCGTTACGCTGCCGGCGGGTTGGCCGCTGTGTCGGTCGACGATGCACCCCAACCTGTTTCACCGCTCGCGGCGCACTTCTTTGAGCATGGTCTGCGCGAAGCCGGGCGCTGGCGGGTGCCGCTGCTGGTGAGGCTGGATTCTACCGTCGGAATCGAGGACGTCCGGTCGGTGTTGGCGGCGGTGATCAACCACCACGACGCGTTGCGGACCGGGTTCAGCCAACGGGCCGGAGCGTGGGAACAGCAGATCCGGCCACCGTGCGATCAGCTCGACGTCGCCCAGGTGTCGTTGCCCGACACCGTGACGCCCGGTAGCGACGACGAACGGCGCGCGGCCATCGACATTCTCACCGCGCAGGTACGCCGGCAGGATCTTTCGAGTCCGGCACTGGCCGCGACCTACATCGCGGATGCCGACGGAGCCGGGCGGTACCTCGCGATGTCGATCCATGAACTGGTGGCCGACGGCGGGTCTCGGGAGATTCTGCTCACCGACCTGTTCACCGCGTTCACCCAGCGCCTGGCCGGCAGCGACATCACGTTGCCCCCGGTCACCGCGACATGGCGGGAATGGTCGCAGCGCTACGCCGGGCTCGCCACCCATCCGGCAGTCCTCGACAGCAGGCAGTACTGGCTGGACGAGGCCGCCAAACCCACACTGCCCCTGGCCGATCGGGGGCCCGGACAACCGCCCGGCGTGGACGACATGGAGTGTGTGCCGTCGCTGATCGGCGCTGAGCCGGCGGGTCTCATCGAACGGGCGAGGGGCAGATTCGAATTCGTCGTCGAGGAACTGATGCTCGGTGCGCTGTCCCGGACTATCGCGCACTCCGTAGCCGAGGGAACGGTCGCCGTCGCACTCGCCGGAACCGGGCGTGCCGTGCTCAAGCCGGATGTCGATCCCCGGCGCACGGTCGGCGGCTTCACCACGGTCTACCCGGTGTCGCTGTCGTGCCACGGCGGGTCCACCGCGACGCAGGTGCTCGACGGCGTGCACGAAACCATGCGCGCGGTCCCACATCAGGGTGTCGGCCACGGGCTGTTGCGCTACCTGTACGGGCCGACGGCGCGGACGTTCGGGGCTGTGGAATCCCCGGACATCCTGCTGTGCAACGAAGGTGTGATTCCTGATCTGCCGACGGCAGCCGGGCCGGTGCAGATCGATCGCGAGACGGCGATGGGTGTACGGGACAAGACGCCCGGACTGGGATTCCCGATCGAGATGCGGATCTACCGTTCATCGGCCGGAATGCATGTGGATTGGTGGTACGACGTTCGCCGGGTTGCCCAGGCGACCGTCAAGACGATGGCCGAACGCTTCCCGATCGAGTTCGAGGAACTCCTGTCCGAAGCGCTCGCGACGGCGCCGACCCAGGATGAATTCGGTGGCGCCATGTCCGAACTCGGGTTGGTGGACCTGTCCGCCGAATGA